The Tubulanus polymorphus chromosome 4, tnTubPoly1.2, whole genome shotgun sequence genomic interval AACCAACACTCACGGAATATTTGAGTATTAACCTAAATTCATCAGTGCAATGTTTTAAGAAGAACTCGAAaacttatattatatatatcatgttttattttatactgATGTAAAGCGCACTGATAACACTTTGTAGGAGTGCGCtatgtaagaaaataaattatcattattactatcaaaataaattatccCAGATTGCCAAAACACGTAAATTGCAGTATAAGGTTATACGTATGTctaatatacatgtacgtatTCGTTGAACAAATATGAACTTTCATGCCAATGAGTTTGTATTCGGTTAATTAAAAGGGGACACCTTATCATTAGAACTGACCATAGCTTAACTTGACTTGTAGTTAATAGCGACATATAGAATTATGGCGGAATTCTGCGATATCCGACTGGCTCGAATTATCGTTCTTGGACTATCATTCACGTTGATCTTTACTGCGTTTCAAACATGTTGTATGATTGAGGTATTCATAGATTTTAAATTGGTTTGGTTTTCTTCTGGAGatttattgttctatttgGGTGTTGCCTCTGAGCCACAGATGTTTCACTTACTCGATTCCTCTATCGGGTCTGACTTGATTCGTTTCAACGGTAACTGTTTTTGGGCTCTTTTGATCCGTGATCAAGTTCCGCAGTTGGAGGCTGAAATCATGTAAGTCGGGGCTTTGTTCACAGGTGCGGGTTTAGTTTCAGATATACAGATTTGCAGGTTTGATTTTGTGACCCTAGTTTTAGTAGTAGGGGTTAATCTCGACAGGACTTAAAGGGTTTTCTACTTTGTGGACCAGTTTCCGGGAATTTGATTTGTCTTAATGACTTTTTTACATTTGAGTTACCCACCAGGTTATAGTCATTCTATATCAGTTGTGGGTTGAGATAAAGTTTCATTTTGCAGCAAACGGTTATCGAAGGTGCAATTAACGAACCAAACAGTACATTCACTGGAAACGGATATACAAGGTTTGTccaataagataaaaacccactatagacaaattaaaagaattttaaaatcgagaattcatttaatcaaaaaatataaaatataaaatacacgaccCTAaaaatcatcgtcaggtgtggtTTTAAcgtttgttcatttaaccAACAATTGACCTGCCTTCTTCAATCTTGATGTCAGGAATAGTTTTCTGGAACTTGTCTTTAACATGTTGCGTTTCATTTTGTATTCCAGCTTGGCAATACTCTATGTCGCGTTTGCTGTAACAAATTGGGCGGCTCCGTCAATCATAAGTGTCTTAGGCCTCAAGATATCATTGATCGCATCTGGCGTTATTTACGCGTGGGTATTCTTATTTGATTTAGAGGATTGAAGTGAAACACATTTGAAATTACCGATTTTTGTTCCGTTATTCTTTCAGCTTGTTCATAGCTTCATTTTTGAAACCAATGACCTGGGCACTATACACCATGTCAGTCCTTGTGGGATCTGCTGGAGCAGGTCAGTAGTGTTTCTGTGTTGAATATCTTCAGCGTGTGAAAACAATATGTATAATCTGGACAGCCACGATTTCCTTGAACTATATGATTAAGCCTATCATTCGACTAGCCGATGCGCAAAATTTTGTGATGTATCTCTGAAGCAAAAATACCGTGGAATAACGAACACGGTATCGGGGTTAAActatatgtttttaattcatttcagttttatgGACGGCACAAGGAAGTTACTTGACAATAAATTCTGATTCAGTTACAATACCGATAACAAGTGGCATTTTCTGGGCATTGTTCCAGAGCAGGTACTGTGGGACGTTTTATTTGTTTCGGAATCGAATTCCTGTTTAAAAACgtgaaaattgaagaaatcagaaattgaagcattatcataataataatatcatgaataatttatcgTGAAAACTGTACAAATTCTTCACTCTCGAACGTTTTCAATAGCGATTGAAGGAAATCCATCACTGGACTCCTTTCTCGCTGTGGCTGGAGAGTAATGAACTGAAATGGTCCGGAAATTGAGAAAATACACTTACAATGAAAATGTCTCTATTTTTCAGCATGTTGTTCGGAAACCTGTACGTCTATTTTACTTTCAAAGGCAATATAACGGTGGATGCCGAAACCAGGACTAcgttattttcagtatttacAGCAGTTTGCGCGGCGGGCGTTTTGACTTTCACGATATTGTTTTGTTTGAAGGATCGGAAAGAGAACGTCGAATCTGCACAATCGGAAAAGCCAATCAATTCAGTGTATGTCTCTGATCTACGTATGTACAGGCTGTCCCGTAAAAAATGTCACTCAGGTTTGATTAGTTCTAGTTAATTCTAATACACAGAGTTATGTACTTCAATCAATTTCTTCTATAATGAAGCCATAGGATGTTTACTTCATACTGAAAAACTTTCGTGGAAAATCACTGATGCATCAATTAGGACCTAGAAGTGGTGATCGACAAAGTGTCAATTTGgtcatttatttcaattattccaACTATAGCACTTGAATTATGAAAAGAGTTGCCGATTGAAACAATTCATACGTTAATCCcaaaattgttttaatgaacTGCAACCGAGTGTCTCAAttttgtacttcgatttaaacaaaaaattcgaccgccgatcacacaagtATATCTGTTCTTCGATTTccgatatcaaaatcaaaccctctGTTTCGCTCCAGGccggtgtggtgggtttgtaagggaaaCCAactcaaaaaaaaatcaaacgaaatctatcaatcaaatgaataacagggtcaatccctattttaagataataGAAACCCAAAACCTTAACCATTTCACAGCAGTGAACATCCACTGGCTTCATTCTAGACCAAATTAATCAAAGTACATATAACTAAGTTGATAACAAACTAAGTGAAATTTCCTATGGTACACCCTTTACACATAACGTATCATTCCccggatttttttttccaaatgacTTTTTTCCTTCCACAGCAAACAAGACGACCGCAGTCCAGGCCCAGTACAAGCCCTCAGTGAGTTGAACCATTCACTTTCGAATACATACTGTCGAACTGCATCTATTTCTTGCTTTTTCTTATTCGtttatttacagaaaaatcatttcagttaTTCATAACAGGACGTATGCTGCTGCTCAGTATTACATTTGGATTTACGGGTATGAATAAACTTATTAGGATAGTCTTTTCGCGCTGATCACATTTCTATGAATAGGAAGATGTCATACATTCTGTAAACCATATGCCAAGAGGCAAACACTTTGGATTTTTCACgttatattttacatatatacaaaaatattGTTAACAAGTTTCGGCTAACCAATGTTGCCTTCATTAGAATCTGAATCACGATCGGTAAGCTTCAAATCAGTAACGGCGTTTTGGACATATTTTACCTTAACTGCCCCTACGCAAATGCGCAATCCCTATTGCCAAGAAAAGTTATCGCTGCAAATCCAtccttgattttcaatttcgataTTCAGGTCTTTCGCTCACATTCTTCAGTGGTGTTTATGGAACATGCGTCGGTCATTCGAAACGGTTTGGTACCGATGCTAAAGGTCTGATCGGAATTTGTGGAATATTCATCGGAGCTGGTGAAATTCTCGGTAATATTTTCTAAGTGATCTTCAATAATAAGGAACTCGCAATAAacgtatttctatatttttctatCTGTGTTAATCAGGTGGCACTCTTTTTGGCATATGCGGTAAATGGATGAAACGATTTGGTAGAGATCCGATCATACTGTTTGGTTTTCTCGTAAATATAACGACGTattatctgatatttttgAATCTTCCACAAATGTCCCCAATTGAGGATACCTACGGCGCCGTGTATGTGGATTTTGGGTGAGTACGCCATGctcatattcaaattttcaggaacattttatatgaatatatttgactTGAATTGTGTCCGACTGATCGTACGTATTTCCAAGCCGTTGACAAACAGCGCAGCTGGAATATCTATCGTTTCTGTTTTGTAGTTGTTAATTGTATGATTGGGAAAAACAATCTTTATCAAATCTTGAGACGGAATTTATTTCAGATACTATTCAAAGCATCTGGCGGTAATCTGTGGATTTCTAGTGGGTTTGGGCGACAGTAGTTTTAATACACAGgtatataaaacaaataaattccTGATAAAAGGCAAACACATTTCATGATCCTTCGATACTCGAGCGTGAAAAAATATCTTCTACCATCAGTTCATTGAGCATTTAAGAATGAATCAATCTAACTTACATAACATTTGAATCTTTGCATCGTTATGCCTATCTGTATGtctgtatatattttgattacGTCGCAACGTAAAAtacaatgattatatttgtatatcaaTGTAAAAACCATCATTATGAACTGTATCTATCTTCATTATCCTAAAATATCTCGTAAGAGATATGGAAGTACTACGTATTTTTACCCAATGGGATAAAACCATGAAATTTACCCCACAACATAACGCTGCCCAATCACTTAATTTGGTATTTTTCAGGTTTATTCCATTCTCGGGTCACTATATCCTGATGACAGTGCTCCTGCATTTGCACTTTATAAATTTTTTCAGGTAACGTTCACCTTTGTTCCTAAATATATACTTACCGATTTCCGATGGAAATTAACAAGTTCTTTATCTCCAATGAAatcctgaaaaattaaaagttagaCAGATGATGGGTAATATGACGCATATGAAcaatgcatttttcatctatagctgttttgattttctttttttgtctAGTCTTTGTTCACTGCCGTTGGATTTTTCTACAGTACAGTCCTAGAGCTTCAATTCCAGCTGTTGATTATGGTCATAGGAACGACTACAGCAACTCTGTCATTTTTCGTGGTCGAATGGTCAACGATCAAGAAAATTAGCGGTGAGTGTGAATATAAGTTCTGGGAAGGGATTGTCGAAAGTAATGAACTGAAGTAGTTGTATTCGTATGGCTCTTAGTGATTCGAGCTCATTCCCCGCTCATTTGATCCGTTCAAACTTCGTGTTAAATAAAACATTCGTCGAAAATGTATTCAACTTCGCACGTACGTGCGAGATTTGGTATATTTTCAGTATATCATTTCgcgaaaagaaaaatattgagTTATTGAGTAATtaacaaaaattgaattgaaagatATACAGGGTGTCCCATTAATTACTATACATAAAGAACTGCCTGTCATTTTCAAACCGTTTGAGATAAATCAGCCAAATCTTCAGGAGAGATGGACTACAATAATACTTTTCACCACAAAAAATTACTTTACTATAATCCAATtagtttacaaaatatgctaGATGGGAGAACCTTTCAATTTTATCACTTGATTCAGtctattgttgaaatttctcAGTACGTCGCCAATCATCTGTGTTATTGCAGATGTTTCTCTTGaaatcatcaatagtttctGGTTTGTTTTGGCACACTGTGTCCTTCAGCTAGCCCCACAAGTCCAGTGGATTTAGGTCAGGCGAGTATGGGGCCCAGTCGTTTACAGTTTGCAGCGCTGTGATTCTGTCACCGAAATGCCTATGCAGAACATCAATTGTTTTGCGTGCTGCAAGACATTGCGCACCATCCTGTTGGAACCACACTGGATTGAGACTTCCTCTAGACGAAGTTTTGTAATAGAGTACTGAATCGGCATCTTATGATAGCCGGCTCCATTCATAGTCAGCATTTCCTTTTTAGTCAAAAAAGTATAGGCCGATTATAGGCCCACCGGATGACCTCTGCATGACAAATCGAAAGATCTCACCTCGTAGACAACAGACAGCTCACTTGATGACTTGGCAATCAAATAGGGATTCTTAACCCCAAAATCTATGGAACATCTGATATCTACTGATAGAAAGATTTGGTTTCCTAAAACCAGCATACCATCTAGGCTTTTTGTTTCAGAGATATAGAAATGATTTAACAGTGATCTGTTCTAAATCAGAATTACACAAAATCACTACAACAATGTAATCAATTGCTAGGAAATCACTAAGCATATTACCATAGAAAACCacgaaaataatcaaaaagtaCCGTTACATTCTATCATTTGGtggaaaatcaaaacatttcattaaGAAATGTGGATGATACAGGCAGTTCTTTACGTATAGTAATTAATGGGACATGTAGAATCGCAAAATTTAGTTGTACATCCGATGCTTCAATTGCAATACGCAGGTTCCaaaaagaagtttccagttactagacgccattttgtggcggtcctcGAGGTCGCCATTGTTGAAAAGCCGCACCTTCCTTTTCTTGGACCCCAAACATactaaatgatattttgaaaatttgcagATAAGCCACCGAATGAAATGCAAGTGGCTGTCGTCAGTGTGACTAAAGGACAAGAAACCGAACAAACAAAGATGTGAAGAAATACCCGTCATTAGCTTCAAGTTAAAATTGCAGtgttttatgtttataatacaaacaATTTTCATATAGTTTTCGACTTAATCTAAAAATGACGTAAAATCGTTCTTTAATAGAGAAGATATTTTTGTTAGCTCGTGTGTATCATCAATTTACTAGATAagatttgtattttcaaaacaaaaacaaaactcGCTTTATTTTTCTGGTTTTGAAATTTCGGAaggaaattttctttttaaagcGGGAGGATCAATACTATACAATGCGAATGCAAAAACACAAACATAAAGTCCTGCAAACATCTAGAATGTGAGACTAAGACGAGACGATTCCTGCGCCGCCCCAGGTTAGCCTAACCACGGATAAGCCACTAACCACGGTTAGGCTAACAGGGTTTTCCTGTGGTGGGTTCATAAAGGACACTACCGATCTAATACACAACAGaggcaattttttttttaagatcaaataataaaaaaatgacAAGACAACTCCTTTTTTAAGATTAAATAATCAAAAAAGACAAGACAACTCGTTTTAAGCGACTTAACAATCATGAACCGATAACTTTTTTCTTCTAAgggaataaatcaattctcgAAAATGTCATTATTTAGCAGTTTGAGAGTCACAGCGGCAGGACAATCAGTGGGACGATGGTATATGAAATGTGACAACAGCGCTCTTTTCTGCCGCTTTGAGTCCAAGGAATGAACGATCACCCCCTAGAACGCTGGGACcatattttttgttgtagaATGTATCTGCGGGTATATCGGCTAGCTTCAGTTTTAGGAATGATAATTGACTCTTTTTTCGACGGATCAGGTGCTCTATTTACCGCACTACGACCAGTCTTAAGGTGCTTTGCATTGTATTTTCAGCGTTTTTTCTCTATCCGTTTcgaatttctttttcgttTGCTGTGTATGGTTTTCGTAGATTTCTTGACCGTTGCGACAATTGGCATTCTGGGCACGACACCCTTTGCCATTCCACTGTATACCAAACTGCCAGAAATTTggataagaaataaattatatctTCATcggttttaaattcatttatttgctTCTGCAGTTTTTTGGGCTGACCGTACTATTTCTGACTGCGTTTCCGCGGATGGTCAAAAG includes:
- the LOC141904275 gene encoding LOW QUALITY PROTEIN: UNC93-like protein MFSD11 (The sequence of the model RefSeq protein was modified relative to this genomic sequence to represent the inferred CDS: substituted 1 base at 1 genomic stop codon), coding for MAEFCDIRLARIIVLGLSFTLIFTAFQTCCMIEQTVIEGAINEPNSTFTGNGYTSLAILYVAFAVTNWAAPSIISVLGLKISLIASGVIYALFIASFLKPMTWALYTMSVLVGSAGAVLWTAQGSYLTINSDSVTIPITSGIFWALFQSSMLFGNLYVYFTFKGNITVDAETRTTLFSVFTAVCAAGVLTFTILFCLKDRKENVESAQSEKPINSVKQDDRSPGPVQALKKSFQLFITGRMLLLSITFGFTGLSLTFFSGVYGTCVGHSKRFGTDAKGLIGICGIFIGAGEILGGTLFGICGKWMKRFGRDPIILFGFLVNITTYYLIFLNLPQMSPIEDTYGAVYVDFGXHLAVICGFLVGLGDSSFNTQVYSILGSLYPDDSAPAFALYKFFQSLFTAVGFFYSTVLELQFQLLIMVIGTTTATLSFFVVEWSTIKKISDKPPNEMQVAVVSVTKGQETEQTKM